The following are from one region of the Nicotiana tabacum cultivar K326 chromosome 3, ASM71507v2, whole genome shotgun sequence genome:
- the LOC107773386 gene encoding uncharacterized protein LOC107773386: MEELYGGYNNNRNRGKTQKDGDFQEEDVWAYMKETDFSSSSSSRRVNKSSSSTKKSSTPVKINEKKSKRVSKDGSLVSSDGAVYYGNNAESTTEVDEEDDYGDGMVPPHEYIARRLARNQVASFSMMEGVGRTLKGRDLSKLRNAILTKTGFLE; the protein is encoded by the coding sequence ATGGAAGAGTTGTATGGTGGCTATAACAACAACAGAAACAGAGGAAAAACACAGAAAGATGGAGATTTTCAAGAAGAAGATGTATGGGCTTATATGAAGGAAACAGATTTTTCATCTTCATCATCCTCAAGAAGAGTTAACAAAAGTAGTAGTAGTACTAAGAAATCATCCACTCCTGTTAAGATCAATGAGAAGAAATCAAAAAGAGTTTCAAAAGATGGTTCATTGGTTTCTTCTGATGGTGCAGTTTATTATGGAAATAATGCTGAGAGTACTACTGAagtagatgaagaagatgattaTGGAGATGGAATGGTTCCACCACATGAATATATAGCAAGAAGGTTAGCAAGAAATCAGGTTGCTTCATTTTCTATGATGGAAGGAGTTGGTAGGACTCTCAAGGGAAGGGACCTTAGCAAATTGAGGAATGCCATTTTAACAAAGACCGGTTTCTTGGAATAG